A DNA window from Halorubrum sp. DM2 contains the following coding sequences:
- a CDS encoding Rpp14/Pop5 family protein gives MKHLPKHLRPRWRYLAVGVESWSDAEIGRRAFQRALWYSAGNLLGDAGSADADLTLLSFSHADGTGEAVVRVRHGHVGDARAAITCVSEVDGEPVGILVRGISGTVRACEERYMGRATPSSTQRDVAFGSAERPAVVRGDACDLRAESGRVGATTFDIE, from the coding sequence ATGAAGCACCTCCCGAAACACCTGCGGCCGCGGTGGCGGTACCTCGCGGTCGGGGTCGAGTCGTGGTCCGACGCCGAGATCGGTCGGCGCGCGTTCCAGCGCGCGCTGTGGTACAGCGCCGGCAACCTCCTCGGCGACGCGGGGAGCGCCGACGCCGACCTCACGCTGCTGTCGTTCTCGCACGCGGACGGGACGGGCGAGGCCGTCGTCCGCGTCAGACACGGCCACGTCGGCGACGCGCGCGCCGCGATCACCTGCGTGAGCGAGGTCGACGGCGAGCCGGTCGGAATCCTCGTCAGGGGGATTTCGGGGACGGTACGTGCCTGTGAGGAAAGATATATGGGTCGCGCGACCCCCAGTTCGACACAGCGAGACGTCGCGTTCGGGAGCGCCGAACGGCCCGCGGTCGTGCGCGGTGACGCGTGTGACCTGCGGGCCGAGTCGGGTCGCGTCGGCGCGACGACGTTCGACATCGAGTGA
- a CDS encoding methylglyoxal synthase, with the protein MRIALIAHDELKDEMVAFVEAHAAALDDCELVTTGTTGKRIAEETGLAVNRQSSGPLGGDLQIGAMIASDRIDGVVFLRDPLTAQAHEPDISALLRVCDVKDVPLATNVASAEMLVEGLLGDDSLD; encoded by the coding sequence ATGCGCATCGCGCTCATCGCTCACGACGAGCTGAAAGACGAGATGGTCGCGTTCGTCGAGGCGCACGCCGCCGCCCTCGACGACTGCGAACTGGTGACAACCGGCACGACGGGCAAACGCATCGCGGAGGAGACCGGGCTGGCGGTCAACAGGCAGTCGTCCGGGCCGCTCGGCGGCGACCTCCAGATCGGCGCGATGATCGCGAGCGACCGGATCGACGGGGTCGTCTTCCTCCGCGACCCGCTGACGGCGCAGGCGCACGAGCCGGACATCTCGGCGCTGTTGCGCGTCTGCGACGTGAAGGACGTGCCGCTGGCGACGAACGTCGCGTCCGCGGAGATGCTCGTCGAGGGGCTGCTCGGCGACGATTCTCTCGACTGA
- the psmA gene encoding archaeal proteasome endopeptidase complex subunit alpha: MQGQSQQQAYDRGITIFSPDGRLYQVEYAREAVKRGTASVGIRAEDGVVLAADKRARSPLMEPESIEKLHKADDHVGVASAGHVADARQLIDFARRQAQMNQLRYGEPVGIETLTKNITDHIQQYTQVGGARPFGVALIVGGIENGEPRLFETDPSGTPYEWQALSIGSDRSDLRDYLEAEYEEGLTVDDAVGLALDTLAQSNDGELTPDGVGVATITVDDEEYTERPVDEIEAILDERDLLPADDDEADESGDGEDGESAGEE, translated from the coding sequence ATGCAGGGCCAATCCCAACAACAGGCGTACGACCGCGGCATCACAATCTTCTCTCCGGACGGCCGACTCTATCAGGTCGAGTACGCCCGGGAGGCGGTGAAACGAGGGACGGCGAGCGTCGGGATCCGCGCCGAGGACGGGGTCGTCCTCGCGGCGGACAAGCGCGCCCGCTCCCCGCTGATGGAGCCGGAGAGCATCGAGAAGCTCCACAAGGCCGACGACCACGTCGGCGTCGCGAGCGCCGGCCACGTCGCCGACGCCCGCCAGCTCATCGACTTCGCGCGCCGGCAGGCGCAGATGAACCAGCTCCGGTACGGCGAGCCGGTCGGCATCGAGACGCTGACGAAGAACATCACCGACCACATCCAGCAGTACACGCAGGTCGGCGGCGCGCGCCCGTTCGGCGTCGCGCTCATCGTCGGCGGCATCGAGAACGGCGAGCCGCGCCTGTTCGAGACGGACCCGTCCGGCACCCCCTACGAGTGGCAGGCGCTGTCGATCGGCTCGGACCGCAGCGACCTCCGTGACTACCTCGAAGCGGAGTACGAGGAGGGCCTCACGGTCGACGACGCCGTCGGACTCGCGCTTGACACCCTCGCGCAGTCGAACGACGGCGAGCTGACGCCCGACGGCGTCGGCGTCGCGACGATCACCGTCGACGACGAGGAGTACACGGAGCGCCCCGTCGACGAGATCGAGGCGATCTTAGACGAGCGGGACCTCCTCCCGGCGGACGACGACGAGGCCGACGAGAGCGGCGACGGCGAGGACGGCGAGTCGGCGGGCGAAGAGTAA
- a CDS encoding DUF6517 family protein translates to MEPPAVPRDRLDGWTLVAETTERPFAAGPVSVTAATTRYERESPPPRPFFFASRLRLSPDAGPNPALTRLVESRAREGFRDRLAERDITGLEHRDDRSLAVDDPDASRATLSTFHGRCAVDGERVPVEALLAVWERGEYLLAGGAYPTGDGFEATRQEVLALVRGVRPPDSANGGVGSGGSRR, encoded by the coding sequence ATGGAGCCGCCCGCCGTCCCCCGCGACCGCCTCGACGGGTGGACGCTCGTCGCGGAGACGACCGAGCGGCCGTTCGCCGCGGGACCGGTCTCGGTCACGGCGGCCACGACGCGGTACGAGCGCGAGAGCCCGCCCCCGCGACCGTTCTTCTTCGCGAGCCGCCTCCGCCTCTCGCCGGACGCCGGTCCGAATCCCGCCCTGACCCGTCTCGTCGAGTCGCGGGCCCGCGAGGGGTTCCGCGACCGCCTCGCCGAGCGCGACATCACGGGACTCGAACACCGCGACGACCGCTCCCTCGCGGTCGACGATCCGGACGCGTCGCGCGCGACGCTCTCGACCTTTCACGGGCGCTGCGCGGTCGACGGCGAGCGGGTTCCGGTGGAGGCGCTGCTCGCGGTGTGGGAGCGCGGCGAGTACCTGCTCGCGGGCGGCGCGTACCCGACCGGAGACGGCTTCGAGGCGACTCGACAGGAGGTGCTGGCGCTGGTCCGCGGCGTCCGTCCGCCCGACTCGGCCAACGGCGGCGTCGGATCCGGGGGATCGAGGCGGTGA
- a CDS encoding transcription factor S: MKFCDECGSMMKSGEGEDHWVCDSCGYEIGRDGGDDEWTTESQVESEIVDVSDAEDKGLPTTTAQCPECDNDQAYWYMQQIRAADESETRFFVCTECEHKWREDDH; the protein is encoded by the coding sequence ATGAAGTTCTGCGACGAGTGCGGATCCATGATGAAGTCCGGCGAGGGCGAAGACCACTGGGTGTGTGACTCCTGCGGCTACGAGATCGGCCGCGACGGCGGCGACGACGAGTGGACGACCGAGTCGCAGGTCGAGTCCGAGATCGTCGACGTGAGCGACGCCGAGGACAAGGGGCTGCCGACGACGACCGCGCAGTGTCCCGAGTGCGATAACGACCAGGCGTACTGGTACATGCAACAGATCCGCGCGGCCGACGAGTCCGAGACCCGTTTCTTCGTCTGTACCGAGTGCGAGCACAAGTGGCGCGAAGACGACCACTGA
- a CDS encoding SDR family oxidoreductase, producing the protein MPPGTDRRRVQKTVLITGCSSGIGRAAAHAFLDEGWTVYATARNPADVEALGEAGCELATLDVTDQNDVDRVVDRILDEEGAIDALINNAGYGQFGPIEDVTTDRVHDQFDVNVYGPHRLIRAVLPAMRRERDGTIVNVSSVAGRVSMPGGGVYSGSKFALEAMSDALRNEVADLGIDVVVVEPGPVKTNFSKRAEEEADPEEREGIERTDAYEEFYAMFEDAKVIGGDGPGAVEPELVANAIYDAASATQPPARVQPGTVARVGVLARFLPDALLDKAYGLVRNFTS; encoded by the coding sequence ATGCCGCCGGGGACCGACCGACGACGCGTGCAGAAGACGGTACTCATCACCGGCTGTTCCTCGGGTATCGGCCGCGCCGCGGCGCACGCCTTCCTCGACGAGGGGTGGACCGTGTACGCGACCGCGCGGAACCCCGCGGACGTCGAAGCGCTCGGCGAGGCGGGCTGTGAGCTCGCCACGCTCGACGTCACTGACCAGAACGATGTCGACCGCGTCGTCGATCGGATCTTAGACGAGGAGGGAGCGATCGACGCCCTGATCAACAACGCCGGCTACGGTCAGTTCGGTCCGATCGAGGACGTCACCACCGATCGGGTCCACGACCAGTTCGACGTGAACGTGTACGGGCCACACCGGCTGATCCGGGCGGTGCTGCCCGCGATGCGGCGCGAGCGCGACGGGACCATCGTCAACGTCTCGTCGGTCGCCGGGCGGGTGTCGATGCCCGGCGGCGGCGTGTACAGCGGGTCGAAGTTCGCCCTCGAAGCAATGTCCGACGCGCTGCGCAACGAGGTCGCGGACCTCGGTATTGACGTGGTCGTCGTCGAGCCCGGCCCGGTGAAGACGAACTTCTCGAAGCGCGCGGAGGAGGAGGCCGACCCCGAGGAGCGCGAGGGGATCGAACGGACGGACGCCTACGAGGAGTTCTACGCGATGTTCGAGGACGCGAAGGTGATTGGCGGCGACGGCCCGGGCGCTGTCGAACCGGAACTCGTCGCGAACGCCATCTACGACGCCGCGAGCGCGACGCAGCCGCCGGCCCGCGTCCAGCCCGGCACGGTCGCCCGCGTCGGCGTCCTCGCCCGGTTCCTCCCGGACGCGCTGTTGGACAAGGCGTACGGACTGGTGCGGAACTTCACCTCGTAG
- a CDS encoding hydantoinase B/oxoprolinase family protein — translation MSDVDIDPVSQEILRNQLESVAAEMGHVLIRGAYSPNIKERQDCSTALFDADGRMVAQAEHIPVHLGAMPDAVAVVLEKDPKPGDVFVVNDPFAGGTHLPDVTLVSPIAPDGEIVGYAVSRAHHADVGGSAPGSMPPGAREIYEEGLRLPAVRLVDGGEPNDAVRDLILANVRTPDEREADLRAQRAANARAEERVGELLDEHGETLIDAFDAVIDYSRDRVEREIRDLPDGTYRASDVLEGDGVTDTDVPVAVTVTVDGAAIDVDFAGTADQVDGNLNAPFSVAKSAVYFVVRAVTDPEIPPNHGCYEPVSVSAPEGSLLDPRPPAAVVGGNVETSQRVTDVTLAALAEAVPDEIPAAGQGTMNNLIVGDRGGEFTYYETIGGGFGGRPSKDGMDGVQVGMTNTLNTPVEALETAYPLRVERYALRPSSGGDGRYRGGLGLERTVTVETDATVSLLTERRRTAPPGLAGGEDGATGRNLIDGEPVPAKASVDVAAGTTVSILTPGGGGHGDPAERDPEARERDRRDGKVDTDREDALGDDEPKASEKRVDENED, via the coding sequence GTGAGCGACGTCGACATCGACCCGGTGTCGCAGGAGATCCTCCGCAACCAGCTCGAGAGCGTCGCGGCCGAGATGGGTCACGTGTTGATCCGGGGGGCGTACTCGCCGAACATCAAGGAGCGACAGGACTGCTCGACGGCGCTGTTCGACGCCGACGGCCGGATGGTCGCGCAGGCGGAACACATCCCGGTCCACCTCGGCGCGATGCCCGACGCGGTCGCTGTCGTCCTCGAAAAGGACCCGAAACCGGGGGACGTCTTCGTCGTCAACGACCCGTTCGCCGGGGGGACGCACCTCCCGGACGTGACGCTGGTCTCGCCGATCGCGCCCGACGGCGAGATCGTCGGCTACGCCGTGTCGCGCGCGCACCACGCCGACGTCGGCGGCAGCGCGCCGGGGAGCATGCCGCCCGGCGCGCGGGAGATCTACGAGGAGGGGCTCCGCCTCCCGGCGGTCCGCCTCGTAGACGGCGGCGAGCCGAACGACGCCGTCCGCGACCTGATCCTCGCAAACGTGCGGACCCCGGACGAGCGCGAGGCGGACCTCCGGGCGCAGCGGGCCGCGAACGCGCGCGCCGAGGAGCGGGTCGGCGAACTCCTCGACGAACACGGCGAGACGCTGATCGACGCGTTCGACGCCGTCATCGACTACTCCCGCGACCGCGTCGAACGCGAGATCCGGGACCTCCCCGACGGCACTTACCGCGCGAGCGACGTCCTTGAAGGCGACGGCGTGACAGACACGGACGTCCCGGTCGCGGTGACGGTCACCGTCGACGGGGCCGCGATCGATGTCGACTTCGCCGGGACCGCAGACCAGGTGGACGGCAACCTCAACGCCCCGTTCTCGGTCGCCAAGAGCGCGGTCTACTTCGTCGTCCGCGCGGTCACCGACCCGGAGATCCCACCGAACCACGGCTGTTACGAGCCGGTATCGGTCTCCGCGCCCGAGGGATCGCTGCTCGATCCGCGCCCGCCCGCCGCAGTCGTCGGGGGGAACGTCGAGACCAGCCAGCGGGTCACGGACGTCACCCTCGCCGCGCTCGCGGAGGCGGTCCCGGACGAGATCCCGGCGGCCGGGCAGGGGACGATGAACAACCTGATCGTCGGCGACCGCGGGGGCGAGTTCACCTACTACGAGACCATCGGCGGCGGGTTCGGCGGCCGACCGAGCAAGGACGGGATGGACGGCGTTCAGGTCGGGATGACGAACACGCTCAACACCCCGGTCGAGGCGCTGGAGACGGCGTACCCGCTCCGCGTCGAGCGGTACGCGCTGCGCCCGTCGAGCGGCGGCGACGGACGCTACCGGGGCGGTCTCGGCCTCGAACGGACCGTCACCGTCGAGACGGACGCGACCGTCTCGCTGCTCACCGAACGGCGGCGGACCGCCCCGCCCGGACTGGCCGGCGGCGAGGACGGCGCGACGGGCAGGAACCTGATCGACGGCGAGCCGGTCCCGGCGAAGGCGTCGGTCGACGTCGCGGCCGGAACGACCGTCTCGATCCTGACCCCCGGCGGCGGCGGGCACGGCGACCCCGCGGAGCGCGACCCGGAGGCGCGGGAGCGGGACCGCCGCGACGGGAAGGTCGATACCGATCGAGAGGACGCGCTCGGCGATGACGAACCGAAAGCGTCCGAAAAACGAGTCGACGAGAACGAAGACTGA
- a CDS encoding beta-CASP ribonuclease aCPSF1 translates to MSQVDKQLDTLKSEIEQEIPNDITVTDVKYEGPELVVYTRDPKAFAGDGDLIRRLASKLRKRITVRPDPSALSPPARAEDEVREVIPDDAGVTDLDFHEDTGEVVIEAEKPGMVIGRRGSTLREITQEVGWTPEVVRTPPIESSTVSNVRGFLKNEREERRDILERVGRQIHREEMSDDEWVRITTLGCCREVGRAAFILNTAETRILIDCGDKPGAEGEVPYLQVPEALGAGAQNIDAVVLTHAHLDHSALVPLLFKYGYDGPIYTTEPTRDLMGLLTLDYLDVAAKDGRTPPYESAQVRDAIKHTIPLEYGDVTDVAPDVKLTFHNAGHILGSAVTHFHIGDGLYNVAFSGDIHYEDTRLFNGAVNDFPRVETLVLESTYGGRNDYQTDQEDSEEALKEVINETYEQGGKVVIPAFAVGRSQEIMLVLEEAMREGEIPEMPVHLDGMIWEATAIHTTYPEYLRDDLRDRIFHEDENPFLADQFNHIDAGEDERQDVADGDQCIIVSTSGMIEGGPIMSWLRHIGPDPDSNLVFVGYQAQGTLGRRIQNGWDEIPVDGWGGGSRGDTLTLQMGTEVVDGFSGHADRQGLENFVKTMNPRPEKVLCVHGDESSVQDLSSSLYHDYNMRTFSPKNLETFRFK, encoded by the coding sequence ATGAGTCAAGTCGATAAGCAACTCGATACGTTGAAATCGGAGATCGAACAGGAAATTCCGAACGACATCACGGTCACAGATGTCAAATACGAGGGCCCGGAGCTGGTCGTGTACACGCGCGACCCCAAGGCGTTCGCCGGCGACGGCGACCTGATCCGGCGGCTCGCGTCGAAGCTTCGCAAGCGGATCACGGTCCGCCCGGACCCGAGCGCCCTCTCCCCGCCGGCGCGGGCCGAAGACGAGGTCCGCGAGGTGATCCCGGACGACGCGGGCGTGACCGACCTCGACTTCCACGAGGACACCGGCGAGGTCGTCATCGAGGCCGAGAAGCCCGGGATGGTGATCGGCCGCCGCGGCTCGACGCTCCGCGAGATCACACAGGAAGTCGGCTGGACCCCCGAGGTCGTTCGGACGCCGCCGATAGAGTCCTCCACCGTCTCGAACGTGCGCGGCTTCCTGAAAAACGAGCGCGAGGAGCGCCGCGACATCCTCGAACGCGTCGGTCGGCAGATCCACCGCGAGGAGATGTCCGACGACGAGTGGGTCCGGATCACGACGCTCGGCTGCTGCCGCGAGGTCGGCCGCGCGGCCTTTATTCTCAACACCGCCGAGACGCGGATCCTCATCGACTGCGGCGACAAGCCCGGTGCCGAGGGCGAGGTGCCGTACCTCCAAGTGCCGGAGGCGCTCGGCGCGGGCGCGCAGAACATCGACGCCGTCGTCCTCACGCACGCCCACCTCGACCACTCCGCACTGGTCCCGCTCCTCTTCAAGTACGGCTACGACGGCCCCATCTACACGACGGAGCCGACCCGCGACCTGATGGGCCTGCTCACCCTCGACTACCTCGACGTCGCGGCGAAGGACGGCAGGACGCCGCCGTACGAGTCCGCGCAGGTCCGCGACGCGATCAAACACACCATCCCGCTGGAGTACGGCGACGTGACCGACGTGGCCCCGGACGTGAAGCTCACGTTCCACAACGCGGGCCACATCCTCGGCAGCGCAGTCACGCACTTCCACATCGGCGACGGGCTCTACAACGTCGCGTTCTCGGGCGACATCCACTACGAGGACACCCGGCTGTTCAACGGGGCCGTCAACGACTTCCCGCGGGTCGAGACGCTCGTCTTGGAGTCCACCTACGGCGGCCGCAACGACTACCAGACCGATCAGGAGGACTCCGAGGAGGCGCTCAAGGAGGTCATCAACGAGACCTACGAGCAGGGCGGGAAAGTCGTCATTCCGGCGTTCGCCGTGGGGCGATCTCAGGAGATCATGCTCGTCTTGGAGGAGGCGATGCGGGAGGGAGAGATCCCGGAGATGCCGGTCCACCTCGACGGGATGATCTGGGAGGCGACCGCGATCCACACGACCTACCCCGAGTACCTCCGTGACGACCTCCGCGACCGCATCTTCCACGAGGACGAGAACCCGTTCCTCGCCGACCAGTTCAACCACATCGACGCCGGCGAGGACGAGCGACAGGACGTCGCCGACGGCGACCAGTGCATCATCGTCTCCACCTCCGGGATGATCGAGGGCGGCCCGATCATGTCGTGGCTCCGTCACATCGGCCCCGACCCGGACTCGAACCTCGTGTTCGTCGGCTACCAAGCGCAGGGGACGCTCGGCCGCCGGATCCAGAACGGCTGGGACGAGATCCCGGTCGACGGTTGGGGCGGCGGGAGCCGCGGCGACACGCTGACCCTCCAGATGGGGACGGAGGTCGTCGACGGCTTCTCCGGCCACGCCGACCGGCAGGGGTTAGAGAACTTCGTGAAGACGATGAACCCGCGCCCGGAGAAGGTGCTGTGCGTTCACGGCGACGAGAGCTCCGTTCAGGACCTCTCCTCGTCGCTGTACCACGACTACAACATGCGGACGTTCTCGCCGAAGAACTTAGAGACGTTCCGGTTCAAGTGA
- a CDS encoding alanyl-tRNA editing protein, with translation MTEQLYLDDDSVTAFDATVERALSDPPRVVLDRTHFYPTGGGQPHDTGALRATDGDRVWRVVDVEKRDTVYHALGTVEDAGGDGEPPGPPEPGTEVRGEIDADRRAAHSRYHTAQHLLSALLLAEFDAQTTGNQLYRDRARLDAAYDRFTDADLDRIEDRLNELVADARAVSSYTMDRETAEATLDTERTRIDLLPDSIEELRIVEIAGASEGDEPYDRTACAGTHVANTAEIGEVVVTGRETKGPDEERVRFALAEHVDGGE, from the coding sequence GTGACCGAGCAACTGTACCTCGACGACGACTCCGTGACGGCGTTCGACGCGACCGTCGAGCGCGCCCTCTCGGACCCGCCGCGGGTCGTCCTCGACCGGACGCACTTCTACCCGACCGGCGGCGGACAGCCCCACGACACGGGCGCGCTGCGAGCGACCGACGGCGACCGCGTCTGGCGCGTGGTCGACGTCGAGAAGCGGGACACGGTGTATCACGCGCTCGGCACGGTCGAGGACGCGGGCGGGGACGGAGAGCCGCCGGGTCCGCCCGAACCGGGGACGGAAGTGCGAGGCGAGATCGACGCCGACCGCCGGGCGGCGCACTCGCGGTACCACACCGCACAGCACCTGCTGTCGGCCCTGTTGCTCGCGGAGTTCGACGCGCAGACGACCGGCAACCAGCTGTACCGCGATCGCGCCCGGCTCGACGCCGCCTACGATCGGTTCACGGACGCGGACCTCGACCGGATCGAGGACCGGCTCAACGAACTCGTCGCCGACGCGCGGGCGGTGTCGAGCTACACGATGGACCGCGAGACCGCGGAGGCGACGCTCGACACCGAGCGGACGCGAATCGACCTCCTCCCCGACTCGATCGAGGAGCTCCGGATCGTCGAGATAGCGGGCGCGAGCGAGGGCGACGAGCCGTACGACCGGACCGCCTGCGCCGGGACCCACGTCGCGAACACGGCCGAGATCGGCGAGGTCGTCGTCACCGGCCGGGAGACGAAGGGTCCCGACGAGGAGCGCGTGCGGTTCGCGCTCGCCGAACACGTCGACGGCGGCGAGTAG
- a CDS encoding hydantoinase/oxoprolinase family protein, whose amino-acid sequence MGGRSTDGRTAADGSTDERATADGSTDARAIGVDVGGTFTDVALSLDGDLVTAKVPSTEDQSEGVVAGIEKACEAAGIDPESVTDFSHAMTVSVNALLENDGARTALVTTEGFRDVLEIGRQTRPSLYDLDAEKPTPLVPRRRRFEVAERATPDGIERPVAEEAVEALVADLREADVESVAVCLLHAYASPENERRVAERLREALDAPVSASHEVLPEFREYERTSTTVVDAYVRPAIDGYVGRLTERARDMGLPQPRIMQANGGVTDADTVRRNAVTTVLSGPAAGVVGASAAAATDADRDGLVTFDMGGTSSDVSLVRDGEVERTTESVIADRPIGTPMVDVETVGAGGGSIAWVDAGGALRIGPRSAGADPGPACYGKGGTEPTVTDADLVLGYVGADTDLGGDLSLDAEAARDALADLADEAGMDGPVAAALGVHRVANADMSRAIRSVTVERGHDPRAFGLVAFGGAGPMHAVSIADGLDIDRVVVPHASGVLSAYGLLAADETRDAVRTRQGPLGEVDAESVDAVYGELADRLSREVSDPDAARVEYAADLRYAGQSFELTVDVERPFDPAAAGERFAAAHESAYGYRADEPVELVNCRATATVPRSAPAIGSVGGGDAGPRTTREAVFPDGTYETPVYDRERFPADEEIEGPGVVEGAESTVVVPPGWGVRLRDDGALIAEVSDA is encoded by the coding sequence ATGGGCGGGCGATCGACGGACGGGCGAACGGCGGCGGACGGATCGACGGACGAGCGAGCGACGGCGGACGGATCGACGGACGCCCGAGCGATCGGCGTCGACGTCGGCGGGACGTTCACCGACGTGGCGCTCTCGCTCGACGGCGATCTCGTCACCGCGAAGGTGCCAAGCACCGAGGACCAGAGTGAGGGCGTCGTCGCGGGGATCGAGAAGGCCTGCGAGGCGGCCGGGATCGACCCCGAGAGCGTGACCGACTTCTCCCACGCGATGACCGTCTCGGTCAACGCATTGTTAGAGAACGACGGCGCGCGGACCGCGCTCGTGACGACCGAGGGGTTCCGCGACGTCCTAGAGATCGGACGACAGACCCGCCCGTCGCTGTACGACCTCGACGCCGAGAAGCCGACGCCGCTCGTCCCCAGACGCCGCCGGTTCGAGGTCGCCGAGCGCGCCACTCCCGACGGGATCGAGCGCCCGGTCGCCGAGGAGGCCGTCGAGGCGCTCGTCGCCGACCTCCGCGAGGCGGACGTCGAGTCCGTCGCCGTCTGCCTCCTCCACGCCTACGCCAGCCCGGAGAACGAGCGGCGCGTCGCGGAGAGGCTGCGCGAGGCGCTCGACGCCCCCGTATCGGCCTCCCACGAGGTCCTGCCGGAGTTTCGCGAGTACGAGCGCACCTCGACGACGGTCGTCGACGCGTACGTCCGGCCGGCGATCGACGGCTACGTCGGTCGCCTCACGGAGCGAGCGCGGGACATGGGCCTCCCGCAGCCGCGGATCATGCAGGCCAACGGCGGCGTCACCGACGCAGACACCGTCAGGCGGAACGCCGTGACGACCGTCCTCTCGGGGCCCGCGGCGGGGGTCGTGGGCGCGAGCGCCGCGGCGGCGACCGACGCCGACCGCGACGGACTGGTCACCTTCGACATGGGTGGCACCTCCAGCGACGTGAGCCTCGTCCGCGACGGCGAGGTCGAGCGGACCACGGAGTCCGTGATCGCCGACCGGCCGATCGGGACGCCGATGGTCGATGTCGAGACGGTGGGTGCCGGCGGCGGCTCGATCGCGTGGGTCGACGCCGGCGGCGCGCTCCGGATCGGGCCGCGCTCGGCCGGTGCCGACCCCGGCCCCGCCTGCTACGGGAAGGGCGGCACGGAGCCGACCGTCACGGACGCGGACCTCGTGTTGGGGTACGTCGGGGCGGACACCGACCTCGGCGGCGACCTGTCGCTCGACGCCGAGGCCGCCCGCGACGCGCTCGCCGACCTCGCCGACGAGGCGGGGATGGACGGGCCCGTCGCGGCCGCGCTGGGCGTCCACCGCGTCGCGAACGCCGACATGAGCCGCGCGATCCGCTCGGTCACCGTCGAGCGAGGCCACGACCCCCGGGCGTTCGGTCTCGTCGCGTTCGGCGGTGCCGGCCCGATGCACGCGGTCTCGATCGCGGACGGGCTGGACATCGACCGGGTCGTCGTCCCCCACGCGTCCGGCGTCCTGTCGGCGTACGGGCTGCTCGCGGCCGACGAGACCCGCGACGCGGTGCGGACGCGACAGGGCCCGCTCGGCGAGGTCGACGCCGAGTCTGTCGACGCCGTCTACGGGGAGTTGGCCGACCGGCTGTCGCGCGAGGTCAGCGACCCGGACGCGGCGCGCGTCGAGTACGCCGCGGACCTCCGGTACGCCGGGCAGAGCTTCGAACTCACCGTCGACGTGGAGCGACCGTTCGACCCGGCGGCGGCCGGCGAGCGGTTCGCGGCCGCCCACGAGTCGGCGTACGGCTACCGCGCCGACGAGCCGGTCGAACTCGTGAACTGCCGCGCGACGGCGACGGTTCCCCGGAGCGCGCCGGCGATCGGATCCGTCGGCGGAGGCGACGCAGGACCCCGAACTACCCGAGAGGCGGTGTTCCCGGACGGAACGTACGAGACACCCGTCTACGACCGGGAGCGGTTCCCGGCGGACGAGGAGATCGAGGGGCCGGGGGTGGTCGAGGGCGCGGAGAGCACGGTCGTCGTCCCGCCGGGATGGGGCGTGCGGCTGCGCGACGACGGCGCGCTGATCGCGGAGGTGAGCGACGCGTGA